Proteins from a genomic interval of Crassostrea angulata isolate pt1a10 chromosome 7, ASM2561291v2, whole genome shotgun sequence:
- the LOC128193065 gene encoding uncharacterized protein LOC128193065 isoform X3 — translation MPVATVRNSNATAKKRPSPESESGGSMKNKEISNSCSVAIGTNKDFMDDDAHLKVTYSPGKKGGNFGLPNGGKLILPEGLFGKKDTITCQVASPSQRWKYYPTLPSYEHITSEIYTLQSTMHPLKKSVIIQIPYYQIETEHNEINVKGKWSDENEWVDVGFLKKEDCSVELEVDRLGIFIVTFTPKKEIFDVTPQGCLYNAHISRYISVRFPKKAHDKPFQCAIQINPIPSDKLQLAKELSPGETADLILATEFIDLIPSTPCVFKRAVSVKLPLPTGVEVEEENDDIAVLQKTENGWELVDSKYKFTRTTVTFDTKSLTKFCVMQSKPDRKKRLPPAAQVLENRNNREKGEIVAFLNLQEKLWFLVLECMPLSKLESRVKEMSEKGFKHVVKEIVKKDEGTNFFRRPQKFQQPTRQLQVPPTCEINDGMKWEFSVVDDIKVNSESNYMENRELHYFRYLPESYRQFVIEPKTNEERAISGAINLDPLGIEDKNLKENCTCSIHIEIDEETVKAYFKPEFVPEEPEPKKEKVNFDILNTPVFKEDKPEVPVIQKFKPLPPTVMERLMRTNRKPIIIERESKVLSGKSLRNLSKLVPEGLTLAVHLNLPDSTITGLGFDAISNGLSMADVTYKILLYWKRMCKDKKDGAVNSLTNALRDMGREEIANIVFERHRDNKELSPDAFTPLFTPYQ, via the exons GTCCGAGAGTGGCGGAAGCATGAAGAACAAAGAAATTTCTAATTCGTGTAGCGTTGCTATAGGAACTAACAAAGACTTCATGGACGACGACGCACA ctTAAAAGTAACATACTCGCCGGGTAAAAAGGGCGGGAATTTCGGACTTCCGAATGGCGGGAAACTGATCTTGCCGGAAGGGCTGTTTGGCAAAAAAGACACTATTACTTGTCAAGTGGCATCTCCTTCACAGAGATGGAAATACTACCCCACCCTCCCGTCATACGAACACATCACGAGCGAAATATACACGCTACAATCGACCATGCATCCTCTAAAGAAGTCAGTCATCATTCAAATTCCGTATTACCAAATTGAGACTGAACACAATGAAATAAACGTTAAAGGAAAGTGGAGCGATGAAAACGAATGGGTGGATGTTGGATTTTTAAAGAAG GAGGATTGCTCCGTGGAACTAGAGGTGGACAGATTAGGAATATTCATTGTGACCTTTACCCCTAAAAAGGAGATCTTTGACGTCACTCCACAAGGCTGTTTGTACAACGCACACATAAGCCGTTACATCAGCGTGCGATTCCCAAAGAAGGCGCATGACAAACCATTTCAATGTGCAATCCAG ataaatcCCATTCCCAGCGACAAACTTCAGCTTGCAAAAGAACTCAGTCCCGGGGAAACAGCCGACCTCATTTTGGCGACGGAGTTTATCGACCTCATTCCCAGCACACCTTGCGTTTTCAAACGCGCAGTTTCCGTAAAGCTTCCTCTACCGACTGGAGTTGAAGTGGAGGAGGAGAATGACGACATCGCAGTCCTTCAGAAAACCGAAAACGGTTGGGAGTTGGTGGATTCAAAGTACAAATTCACAAGAACCACCGTGACGTTCGATACAAAATCCCTCACAAA GTTTTGTGTTATGCAGTCCAAACCAGACAGGAAAAAACGACTTCCGCCCGCAGCGCAAGTCCTAGAAAATCGCAACAATCGGGAAAAGGGCGAAATCGTGGCCTTCTTAAACCTTCAGGAAAAACTTTGGTTTTTGGTTCTAGAATGCATGCCACTAAGTAAACTCGAGAGTCGTGTGAAAGagatgagtgaaaagggatttAAACACGTTGTGAAAGAAATTGTCAAAAAGGACGAAGGTACCAATTTCTTTCGGCGGCCACAAAAATTTCAGCAACCAACACGCCAATTGCAAGTTCCTCCAACGTGTGAAATAAACGATGGCATGAAATGGGAATTTTCAGTAGTGGATGACATTAAAGTTAATTCGGAAAGCAATTATATGGAAAACAGAGAACTCCACTATTTCCGGTATTTACCGGAAAGCTACCGACAGTTTGTCATAGAGCCGAAAACAAACGAAGAACGCGCAATCAGTGGTGCAATAAACCTCGATCCTCTTGGGATTGAAGACAAAAACCTTAAAGAGAACTGTACATGTTCCATTCATATTGAAATCGACGAGGAAACCGTCAAAGCCTATTTCAAACCGGAGTTCGTACCGGAAGAACCAGAACCTAAGAAAGAAAAGGTTAATTTCGACATATTGAATACCCCTGTATTCAAAGAGGACAAACCGGAAGTCCCtgtaattcaaaaatttaaaccaCTCCCGCCAACTGTAATGGAGAGACTGATGAGAACCAATAGAAAGCCAATTATAA TTGAAAGAGAGTCAAAAGTTTTGTCTGGAAAGAGTCTGCGCAATTTATCTAAATTGGTTCCGGAAGGTCTGACGTTGGCCGTTCACCTGAATTTACCCGACAGCACCATTACTGGCCTCGGTTTCGATGCCATTTCAAACGGTCTAAGCATGGCTGACGTCACATACAAAATCCTTCTTTACTGGAAGCGCATGTGCAAAGACAAGAAGGACGGAGCTGTAAACTCCCTAACAAACGCACTGAGAGACATGGGC
- the LOC128193065 gene encoding uncharacterized protein LOC128193065 isoform X5: protein MAEGGKRSESGGSMKNKEISNSCSVAIGTNKDFMDDDAHLKVTYSPGKKGGNFGLPNGGKLILPEGLFGKKDTITCQVASPSQRWKYYPTLPSYEHITSEIYTLQSTMHPLKKSVIIQIPYYQIETEHNEINVKGKWSDENEWVDVGFLKKEDCSVELEVDRLGIFIVTFTPKKEIFDVTPQGCLYNAHISRYISVRFPKKAHDKPFQCAIQINPIPSDKLQLAKELSPGETADLILATEFIDLIPSTPCVFKRAVSVKLPLPTGVEVEEENDDIAVLQKTENGWELVDSKYKFTRTTVTFDTKSLTKFCVMQSKPDRKKRLPPAAQVLENRNNREKGEIVAFLNLQEKLWFLVLECMPLSKLESRVKEMSEKGFKHVVKEIVKKDEGTNFFRRPQKFQQPTRQLQVPPTCEINDGMKWEFSVVDDIKVNSESNYMENRELHYFRYLPESYRQFVIEPKTNEERAISGAINLDPLGIEDKNLKENCTCSIHIEIDEETVKAYFKPEFVPEEPEPKKEKVNFDILNTPVFKEDKPEVPVIQKFKPLPPTVMERLMRTNRKPIIIERESKVLSGKSLRNLSKLVPEGLTLAVHLNLPDSTITGLGFDAISNGLSMADVTYKILLYWKRMCKDKKDGAVNSLTNALRDMGREEIANIVFERHRDNKELSPDAFTPLFTPYQ from the exons GTCCGAGAGTGGCGGAAGCATGAAGAACAAAGAAATTTCTAATTCGTGTAGCGTTGCTATAGGAACTAACAAAGACTTCATGGACGACGACGCACA ctTAAAAGTAACATACTCGCCGGGTAAAAAGGGCGGGAATTTCGGACTTCCGAATGGCGGGAAACTGATCTTGCCGGAAGGGCTGTTTGGCAAAAAAGACACTATTACTTGTCAAGTGGCATCTCCTTCACAGAGATGGAAATACTACCCCACCCTCCCGTCATACGAACACATCACGAGCGAAATATACACGCTACAATCGACCATGCATCCTCTAAAGAAGTCAGTCATCATTCAAATTCCGTATTACCAAATTGAGACTGAACACAATGAAATAAACGTTAAAGGAAAGTGGAGCGATGAAAACGAATGGGTGGATGTTGGATTTTTAAAGAAG GAGGATTGCTCCGTGGAACTAGAGGTGGACAGATTAGGAATATTCATTGTGACCTTTACCCCTAAAAAGGAGATCTTTGACGTCACTCCACAAGGCTGTTTGTACAACGCACACATAAGCCGTTACATCAGCGTGCGATTCCCAAAGAAGGCGCATGACAAACCATTTCAATGTGCAATCCAG ataaatcCCATTCCCAGCGACAAACTTCAGCTTGCAAAAGAACTCAGTCCCGGGGAAACAGCCGACCTCATTTTGGCGACGGAGTTTATCGACCTCATTCCCAGCACACCTTGCGTTTTCAAACGCGCAGTTTCCGTAAAGCTTCCTCTACCGACTGGAGTTGAAGTGGAGGAGGAGAATGACGACATCGCAGTCCTTCAGAAAACCGAAAACGGTTGGGAGTTGGTGGATTCAAAGTACAAATTCACAAGAACCACCGTGACGTTCGATACAAAATCCCTCACAAA GTTTTGTGTTATGCAGTCCAAACCAGACAGGAAAAAACGACTTCCGCCCGCAGCGCAAGTCCTAGAAAATCGCAACAATCGGGAAAAGGGCGAAATCGTGGCCTTCTTAAACCTTCAGGAAAAACTTTGGTTTTTGGTTCTAGAATGCATGCCACTAAGTAAACTCGAGAGTCGTGTGAAAGagatgagtgaaaagggatttAAACACGTTGTGAAAGAAATTGTCAAAAAGGACGAAGGTACCAATTTCTTTCGGCGGCCACAAAAATTTCAGCAACCAACACGCCAATTGCAAGTTCCTCCAACGTGTGAAATAAACGATGGCATGAAATGGGAATTTTCAGTAGTGGATGACATTAAAGTTAATTCGGAAAGCAATTATATGGAAAACAGAGAACTCCACTATTTCCGGTATTTACCGGAAAGCTACCGACAGTTTGTCATAGAGCCGAAAACAAACGAAGAACGCGCAATCAGTGGTGCAATAAACCTCGATCCTCTTGGGATTGAAGACAAAAACCTTAAAGAGAACTGTACATGTTCCATTCATATTGAAATCGACGAGGAAACCGTCAAAGCCTATTTCAAACCGGAGTTCGTACCGGAAGAACCAGAACCTAAGAAAGAAAAGGTTAATTTCGACATATTGAATACCCCTGTATTCAAAGAGGACAAACCGGAAGTCCCtgtaattcaaaaatttaaaccaCTCCCGCCAACTGTAATGGAGAGACTGATGAGAACCAATAGAAAGCCAATTATAA TTGAAAGAGAGTCAAAAGTTTTGTCTGGAAAGAGTCTGCGCAATTTATCTAAATTGGTTCCGGAAGGTCTGACGTTGGCCGTTCACCTGAATTTACCCGACAGCACCATTACTGGCCTCGGTTTCGATGCCATTTCAAACGGTCTAAGCATGGCTGACGTCACATACAAAATCCTTCTTTACTGGAAGCGCATGTGCAAAGACAAGAAGGACGGAGCTGTAAACTCCCTAACAAACGCACTGAGAGACATGGGC
- the LOC128193065 gene encoding uncharacterized protein LOC128193065 isoform X6 codes for MPNRNRRSESGGSMKNKEISNSCSVAIGTNKDFMDDDAHLKVTYSPGKKGGNFGLPNGGKLILPEGLFGKKDTITCQVASPSQRWKYYPTLPSYEHITSEIYTLQSTMHPLKKSVIIQIPYYQIETEHNEINVKGKWSDENEWVDVGFLKKEDCSVELEVDRLGIFIVTFTPKKEIFDVTPQGCLYNAHISRYISVRFPKKAHDKPFQCAIQINPIPSDKLQLAKELSPGETADLILATEFIDLIPSTPCVFKRAVSVKLPLPTGVEVEEENDDIAVLQKTENGWELVDSKYKFTRTTVTFDTKSLTKFCVMQSKPDRKKRLPPAAQVLENRNNREKGEIVAFLNLQEKLWFLVLECMPLSKLESRVKEMSEKGFKHVVKEIVKKDEGTNFFRRPQKFQQPTRQLQVPPTCEINDGMKWEFSVVDDIKVNSESNYMENRELHYFRYLPESYRQFVIEPKTNEERAISGAINLDPLGIEDKNLKENCTCSIHIEIDEETVKAYFKPEFVPEEPEPKKEKVNFDILNTPVFKEDKPEVPVIQKFKPLPPTVMERLMRTNRKPIIIERESKVLSGKSLRNLSKLVPEGLTLAVHLNLPDSTITGLGFDAISNGLSMADVTYKILLYWKRMCKDKKDGAVNSLTNALRDMGREEIANIVFERHRDNKELSPDAFTPLFTPYQ; via the exons GTCCGAGAGTGGCGGAAGCATGAAGAACAAAGAAATTTCTAATTCGTGTAGCGTTGCTATAGGAACTAACAAAGACTTCATGGACGACGACGCACA ctTAAAAGTAACATACTCGCCGGGTAAAAAGGGCGGGAATTTCGGACTTCCGAATGGCGGGAAACTGATCTTGCCGGAAGGGCTGTTTGGCAAAAAAGACACTATTACTTGTCAAGTGGCATCTCCTTCACAGAGATGGAAATACTACCCCACCCTCCCGTCATACGAACACATCACGAGCGAAATATACACGCTACAATCGACCATGCATCCTCTAAAGAAGTCAGTCATCATTCAAATTCCGTATTACCAAATTGAGACTGAACACAATGAAATAAACGTTAAAGGAAAGTGGAGCGATGAAAACGAATGGGTGGATGTTGGATTTTTAAAGAAG GAGGATTGCTCCGTGGAACTAGAGGTGGACAGATTAGGAATATTCATTGTGACCTTTACCCCTAAAAAGGAGATCTTTGACGTCACTCCACAAGGCTGTTTGTACAACGCACACATAAGCCGTTACATCAGCGTGCGATTCCCAAAGAAGGCGCATGACAAACCATTTCAATGTGCAATCCAG ataaatcCCATTCCCAGCGACAAACTTCAGCTTGCAAAAGAACTCAGTCCCGGGGAAACAGCCGACCTCATTTTGGCGACGGAGTTTATCGACCTCATTCCCAGCACACCTTGCGTTTTCAAACGCGCAGTTTCCGTAAAGCTTCCTCTACCGACTGGAGTTGAAGTGGAGGAGGAGAATGACGACATCGCAGTCCTTCAGAAAACCGAAAACGGTTGGGAGTTGGTGGATTCAAAGTACAAATTCACAAGAACCACCGTGACGTTCGATACAAAATCCCTCACAAA GTTTTGTGTTATGCAGTCCAAACCAGACAGGAAAAAACGACTTCCGCCCGCAGCGCAAGTCCTAGAAAATCGCAACAATCGGGAAAAGGGCGAAATCGTGGCCTTCTTAAACCTTCAGGAAAAACTTTGGTTTTTGGTTCTAGAATGCATGCCACTAAGTAAACTCGAGAGTCGTGTGAAAGagatgagtgaaaagggatttAAACACGTTGTGAAAGAAATTGTCAAAAAGGACGAAGGTACCAATTTCTTTCGGCGGCCACAAAAATTTCAGCAACCAACACGCCAATTGCAAGTTCCTCCAACGTGTGAAATAAACGATGGCATGAAATGGGAATTTTCAGTAGTGGATGACATTAAAGTTAATTCGGAAAGCAATTATATGGAAAACAGAGAACTCCACTATTTCCGGTATTTACCGGAAAGCTACCGACAGTTTGTCATAGAGCCGAAAACAAACGAAGAACGCGCAATCAGTGGTGCAATAAACCTCGATCCTCTTGGGATTGAAGACAAAAACCTTAAAGAGAACTGTACATGTTCCATTCATATTGAAATCGACGAGGAAACCGTCAAAGCCTATTTCAAACCGGAGTTCGTACCGGAAGAACCAGAACCTAAGAAAGAAAAGGTTAATTTCGACATATTGAATACCCCTGTATTCAAAGAGGACAAACCGGAAGTCCCtgtaattcaaaaatttaaaccaCTCCCGCCAACTGTAATGGAGAGACTGATGAGAACCAATAGAAAGCCAATTATAA TTGAAAGAGAGTCAAAAGTTTTGTCTGGAAAGAGTCTGCGCAATTTATCTAAATTGGTTCCGGAAGGTCTGACGTTGGCCGTTCACCTGAATTTACCCGACAGCACCATTACTGGCCTCGGTTTCGATGCCATTTCAAACGGTCTAAGCATGGCTGACGTCACATACAAAATCCTTCTTTACTGGAAGCGCATGTGCAAAGACAAGAAGGACGGAGCTGTAAACTCCCTAACAAACGCACTGAGAGACATGGGC
- the LOC128193065 gene encoding uncharacterized protein LOC128193065 isoform X4 produces MFFDDKLNVILSESGGSMKNKEISNSCSVAIGTNKDFMDDDAHLKVTYSPGKKGGNFGLPNGGKLILPEGLFGKKDTITCQVASPSQRWKYYPTLPSYEHITSEIYTLQSTMHPLKKSVIIQIPYYQIETEHNEINVKGKWSDENEWVDVGFLKKEDCSVELEVDRLGIFIVTFTPKKEIFDVTPQGCLYNAHISRYISVRFPKKAHDKPFQCAIQINPIPSDKLQLAKELSPGETADLILATEFIDLIPSTPCVFKRAVSVKLPLPTGVEVEEENDDIAVLQKTENGWELVDSKYKFTRTTVTFDTKSLTKFCVMQSKPDRKKRLPPAAQVLENRNNREKGEIVAFLNLQEKLWFLVLECMPLSKLESRVKEMSEKGFKHVVKEIVKKDEGTNFFRRPQKFQQPTRQLQVPPTCEINDGMKWEFSVVDDIKVNSESNYMENRELHYFRYLPESYRQFVIEPKTNEERAISGAINLDPLGIEDKNLKENCTCSIHIEIDEETVKAYFKPEFVPEEPEPKKEKVNFDILNTPVFKEDKPEVPVIQKFKPLPPTVMERLMRTNRKPIIIERESKVLSGKSLRNLSKLVPEGLTLAVHLNLPDSTITGLGFDAISNGLSMADVTYKILLYWKRMCKDKKDGAVNSLTNALRDMGREEIANIVFERHRDNKELSPDAFTPLFTPYQ; encoded by the exons GTCCGAGAGTGGCGGAAGCATGAAGAACAAAGAAATTTCTAATTCGTGTAGCGTTGCTATAGGAACTAACAAAGACTTCATGGACGACGACGCACA ctTAAAAGTAACATACTCGCCGGGTAAAAAGGGCGGGAATTTCGGACTTCCGAATGGCGGGAAACTGATCTTGCCGGAAGGGCTGTTTGGCAAAAAAGACACTATTACTTGTCAAGTGGCATCTCCTTCACAGAGATGGAAATACTACCCCACCCTCCCGTCATACGAACACATCACGAGCGAAATATACACGCTACAATCGACCATGCATCCTCTAAAGAAGTCAGTCATCATTCAAATTCCGTATTACCAAATTGAGACTGAACACAATGAAATAAACGTTAAAGGAAAGTGGAGCGATGAAAACGAATGGGTGGATGTTGGATTTTTAAAGAAG GAGGATTGCTCCGTGGAACTAGAGGTGGACAGATTAGGAATATTCATTGTGACCTTTACCCCTAAAAAGGAGATCTTTGACGTCACTCCACAAGGCTGTTTGTACAACGCACACATAAGCCGTTACATCAGCGTGCGATTCCCAAAGAAGGCGCATGACAAACCATTTCAATGTGCAATCCAG ataaatcCCATTCCCAGCGACAAACTTCAGCTTGCAAAAGAACTCAGTCCCGGGGAAACAGCCGACCTCATTTTGGCGACGGAGTTTATCGACCTCATTCCCAGCACACCTTGCGTTTTCAAACGCGCAGTTTCCGTAAAGCTTCCTCTACCGACTGGAGTTGAAGTGGAGGAGGAGAATGACGACATCGCAGTCCTTCAGAAAACCGAAAACGGTTGGGAGTTGGTGGATTCAAAGTACAAATTCACAAGAACCACCGTGACGTTCGATACAAAATCCCTCACAAA GTTTTGTGTTATGCAGTCCAAACCAGACAGGAAAAAACGACTTCCGCCCGCAGCGCAAGTCCTAGAAAATCGCAACAATCGGGAAAAGGGCGAAATCGTGGCCTTCTTAAACCTTCAGGAAAAACTTTGGTTTTTGGTTCTAGAATGCATGCCACTAAGTAAACTCGAGAGTCGTGTGAAAGagatgagtgaaaagggatttAAACACGTTGTGAAAGAAATTGTCAAAAAGGACGAAGGTACCAATTTCTTTCGGCGGCCACAAAAATTTCAGCAACCAACACGCCAATTGCAAGTTCCTCCAACGTGTGAAATAAACGATGGCATGAAATGGGAATTTTCAGTAGTGGATGACATTAAAGTTAATTCGGAAAGCAATTATATGGAAAACAGAGAACTCCACTATTTCCGGTATTTACCGGAAAGCTACCGACAGTTTGTCATAGAGCCGAAAACAAACGAAGAACGCGCAATCAGTGGTGCAATAAACCTCGATCCTCTTGGGATTGAAGACAAAAACCTTAAAGAGAACTGTACATGTTCCATTCATATTGAAATCGACGAGGAAACCGTCAAAGCCTATTTCAAACCGGAGTTCGTACCGGAAGAACCAGAACCTAAGAAAGAAAAGGTTAATTTCGACATATTGAATACCCCTGTATTCAAAGAGGACAAACCGGAAGTCCCtgtaattcaaaaatttaaaccaCTCCCGCCAACTGTAATGGAGAGACTGATGAGAACCAATAGAAAGCCAATTATAA TTGAAAGAGAGTCAAAAGTTTTGTCTGGAAAGAGTCTGCGCAATTTATCTAAATTGGTTCCGGAAGGTCTGACGTTGGCCGTTCACCTGAATTTACCCGACAGCACCATTACTGGCCTCGGTTTCGATGCCATTTCAAACGGTCTAAGCATGGCTGACGTCACATACAAAATCCTTCTTTACTGGAAGCGCATGTGCAAAGACAAGAAGGACGGAGCTGTAAACTCCCTAACAAACGCACTGAGAGACATGGGC
- the LOC128193065 gene encoding uncharacterized protein LOC128193065 isoform X2 has translation MPLPRNGHLLNRFNMRFQAKAKGVFVIPTPKFDLESDSTVSESASESGGSMKNKEISNSCSVAIGTNKDFMDDDAHLKVTYSPGKKGGNFGLPNGGKLILPEGLFGKKDTITCQVASPSQRWKYYPTLPSYEHITSEIYTLQSTMHPLKKSVIIQIPYYQIETEHNEINVKGKWSDENEWVDVGFLKKEDCSVELEVDRLGIFIVTFTPKKEIFDVTPQGCLYNAHISRYISVRFPKKAHDKPFQCAIQINPIPSDKLQLAKELSPGETADLILATEFIDLIPSTPCVFKRAVSVKLPLPTGVEVEEENDDIAVLQKTENGWELVDSKYKFTRTTVTFDTKSLTKFCVMQSKPDRKKRLPPAAQVLENRNNREKGEIVAFLNLQEKLWFLVLECMPLSKLESRVKEMSEKGFKHVVKEIVKKDEGTNFFRRPQKFQQPTRQLQVPPTCEINDGMKWEFSVVDDIKVNSESNYMENRELHYFRYLPESYRQFVIEPKTNEERAISGAINLDPLGIEDKNLKENCTCSIHIEIDEETVKAYFKPEFVPEEPEPKKEKVNFDILNTPVFKEDKPEVPVIQKFKPLPPTVMERLMRTNRKPIIIERESKVLSGKSLRNLSKLVPEGLTLAVHLNLPDSTITGLGFDAISNGLSMADVTYKILLYWKRMCKDKKDGAVNSLTNALRDMGREEIANIVFERHRDNKELSPDAFTPLFTPYQ, from the exons ATCGGTTTAACATGAGGTTTCAAGCCAAAGCAAAGGGGGTGTTTGTCATCCCAACACCCAAATTTGACCTCGAGTCTGACTCGACTGTTTCAGAATCAGC GTCCGAGAGTGGCGGAAGCATGAAGAACAAAGAAATTTCTAATTCGTGTAGCGTTGCTATAGGAACTAACAAAGACTTCATGGACGACGACGCACA ctTAAAAGTAACATACTCGCCGGGTAAAAAGGGCGGGAATTTCGGACTTCCGAATGGCGGGAAACTGATCTTGCCGGAAGGGCTGTTTGGCAAAAAAGACACTATTACTTGTCAAGTGGCATCTCCTTCACAGAGATGGAAATACTACCCCACCCTCCCGTCATACGAACACATCACGAGCGAAATATACACGCTACAATCGACCATGCATCCTCTAAAGAAGTCAGTCATCATTCAAATTCCGTATTACCAAATTGAGACTGAACACAATGAAATAAACGTTAAAGGAAAGTGGAGCGATGAAAACGAATGGGTGGATGTTGGATTTTTAAAGAAG GAGGATTGCTCCGTGGAACTAGAGGTGGACAGATTAGGAATATTCATTGTGACCTTTACCCCTAAAAAGGAGATCTTTGACGTCACTCCACAAGGCTGTTTGTACAACGCACACATAAGCCGTTACATCAGCGTGCGATTCCCAAAGAAGGCGCATGACAAACCATTTCAATGTGCAATCCAG ataaatcCCATTCCCAGCGACAAACTTCAGCTTGCAAAAGAACTCAGTCCCGGGGAAACAGCCGACCTCATTTTGGCGACGGAGTTTATCGACCTCATTCCCAGCACACCTTGCGTTTTCAAACGCGCAGTTTCCGTAAAGCTTCCTCTACCGACTGGAGTTGAAGTGGAGGAGGAGAATGACGACATCGCAGTCCTTCAGAAAACCGAAAACGGTTGGGAGTTGGTGGATTCAAAGTACAAATTCACAAGAACCACCGTGACGTTCGATACAAAATCCCTCACAAA GTTTTGTGTTATGCAGTCCAAACCAGACAGGAAAAAACGACTTCCGCCCGCAGCGCAAGTCCTAGAAAATCGCAACAATCGGGAAAAGGGCGAAATCGTGGCCTTCTTAAACCTTCAGGAAAAACTTTGGTTTTTGGTTCTAGAATGCATGCCACTAAGTAAACTCGAGAGTCGTGTGAAAGagatgagtgaaaagggatttAAACACGTTGTGAAAGAAATTGTCAAAAAGGACGAAGGTACCAATTTCTTTCGGCGGCCACAAAAATTTCAGCAACCAACACGCCAATTGCAAGTTCCTCCAACGTGTGAAATAAACGATGGCATGAAATGGGAATTTTCAGTAGTGGATGACATTAAAGTTAATTCGGAAAGCAATTATATGGAAAACAGAGAACTCCACTATTTCCGGTATTTACCGGAAAGCTACCGACAGTTTGTCATAGAGCCGAAAACAAACGAAGAACGCGCAATCAGTGGTGCAATAAACCTCGATCCTCTTGGGATTGAAGACAAAAACCTTAAAGAGAACTGTACATGTTCCATTCATATTGAAATCGACGAGGAAACCGTCAAAGCCTATTTCAAACCGGAGTTCGTACCGGAAGAACCAGAACCTAAGAAAGAAAAGGTTAATTTCGACATATTGAATACCCCTGTATTCAAAGAGGACAAACCGGAAGTCCCtgtaattcaaaaatttaaaccaCTCCCGCCAACTGTAATGGAGAGACTGATGAGAACCAATAGAAAGCCAATTATAA TTGAAAGAGAGTCAAAAGTTTTGTCTGGAAAGAGTCTGCGCAATTTATCTAAATTGGTTCCGGAAGGTCTGACGTTGGCCGTTCACCTGAATTTACCCGACAGCACCATTACTGGCCTCGGTTTCGATGCCATTTCAAACGGTCTAAGCATGGCTGACGTCACATACAAAATCCTTCTTTACTGGAAGCGCATGTGCAAAGACAAGAAGGACGGAGCTGTAAACTCCCTAACAAACGCACTGAGAGACATGGGC